Proteins encoded by one window of Panicum virgatum strain AP13 chromosome 7N, P.virgatum_v5, whole genome shotgun sequence:
- the LOC120683804 gene encoding glucan endo-1,3-beta-D-glucosidase-like isoform X1, with amino-acid sequence MGRGAQPSAPLLLFSLGLVLLYFTAGSTVRLAEAQQKTWCIAKPSASNEILAQNLDYACSQVSCAVIQKGGPCYYPDSLVSRAAVAMNLYYAYSGRHAWNCYFNNSALVVQSDPSYGSCTYY; translated from the exons ATGGGCAGGGGAGCTCAGCCATCTGCGCCGCTCCTGCTCTTCTCTCTGGGGCTGGTGCTTCTCTACTTCACCGCAG GCAGCACCGTCCGTCTTGCGGAGGCACAG CAGAAGACGTGGTGCATCGCGAAGCCGTCGGCGTCGAACGAGATCCTGGCGCAGAACCTGGACTACGCGTGCTCCCAGGTGAGCTGCGCCGTGATCCAGAAGGGCGGGCCGTGCTACTACCCGGACAGCCTGGtgtcccgcgccgccgtcgccatgaaCCTCTACTACGCCTACAGCGGCCGCCACGCCTGGAACTGCTACTTCAACAACTCCGCGCTCGTCGTCCAGTCCGACCCCA GTTACGGATCCTGCACGTACTACTGA
- the LOC120683804 gene encoding glucan endo-1,3-beta-D-glucosidase-like isoform X2 gives MGRGAQPSAPLLLFSLGLVLLYFTAGSTVRLAEAQKTWCIAKPSASNEILAQNLDYACSQVSCAVIQKGGPCYYPDSLVSRAAVAMNLYYAYSGRHAWNCYFNNSALVVQSDPSYGSCTYY, from the exons ATGGGCAGGGGAGCTCAGCCATCTGCGCCGCTCCTGCTCTTCTCTCTGGGGCTGGTGCTTCTCTACTTCACCGCAG GCAGCACCGTCCGTCTTGCGGAGGCACAG AAGACGTGGTGCATCGCGAAGCCGTCGGCGTCGAACGAGATCCTGGCGCAGAACCTGGACTACGCGTGCTCCCAGGTGAGCTGCGCCGTGATCCAGAAGGGCGGGCCGTGCTACTACCCGGACAGCCTGGtgtcccgcgccgccgtcgccatgaaCCTCTACTACGCCTACAGCGGCCGCCACGCCTGGAACTGCTACTTCAACAACTCCGCGCTCGTCGTCCAGTCCGACCCCA GTTACGGATCCTGCACGTACTACTGA
- the LOC120683872 gene encoding copper methylamine oxidase-like isoform X1 gives MAATQEKASACCRAAPARVAGGAAAVPVRAIAAPPPGKVVAIASGSGERVAASAAGAGGAVIEEMAAVQPTTAKASSKGIPIMTRAQRCHPLDPLSAAEIAVAVATVRAAGRSPEERDSMRFVEVVLLEPEKNVVALADAYFFPPFQPSLLPRSKGSAVIPSRLPPRRARLVVYNKQSNETSIWIVELSEVHAATRGGHHRGKVISSGVVPDVQPAMDAMEYAECEATVKSYPPFIEAMKRRGVDDMDLVMVDAWCAGYYGEADAPSRRLGKPLIFCRTESDSPMENGYARPVEGIHVVVDMQNNTVIEFEDRKLVPLPPPDHLRNYTPGETRGGVDRSDVKPLIINQPEGPSFRINGYFVEWQKWNFRIGFTPKEGLVIYSVAYVDGSRGRRPIAHRLSFVEMVVPYGDPNEPHYRKNAFDAGEDGLGKNAHSLKKGCDCLGYIKYFDAHFTNFTGGVETIENCVCLHEEDHGILWKHQDWRTGLAEVRRSRRLTVSFICTVANYEYGFYWHFYQDGKIEAEVKLTGILSLGALMPGESRKYGTTIAPGLYAPVHQHFFVARMDMAIDCKPNEAYNQVVEVNVKVESAGTHNVHNNAFYAEEKLLKSELQAMRDCDPSSARHWIVRNTRTVNRTGQPTGYRLVPGSNCLPLALPEAKFLRRAGFLKHNLWVTQYKSDEIFPGGEFPNQNPRIHEGLATWVQKDRPLEETNIVLWYMFGLTHIPRLEDWPVMPVERIGFMLMPHGFFNRSPAVDVPPSSSDPDVKEAESPKAIQNGSLISKL, from the exons ATGGCCGCAACTCAGGAAAAGGCGTCGGCatgctgccgcgccgcgcccgcgcgcgtcgctggaggcgccgccgccgtccccgtgcGGGCGATCGCCGCGCCCCCGCCCGGGAAGGTCGTCGCCATCGCCTCGGGGTCCGGTGAGCGCGTGGCCGCGTCCGctgccggcgcgggcggcgccgtgATCGAGGAGATGGCCGCGGTCCAGCCCACAACGGCGAAGGCCTCCTCCAAAG GGATACCAATAATGACAAGAGCCCAGAGGTGCCACCCTTTAGACCCATTATCTGCTGCTGAAATTGCAGTTGCTGTAGCAACTGTAAGAGCTGCTGGAAGATCTCCTGAG GAAAGAGATAGCATGCGTTTTGTTGAAGTTGTACTGTTGGAGCCAGAAAAGAATGTGGTGGCATTAGCTGATGCCTACTTCTTCCCACCTTTCCAACCATCACTGCTCCCGAGAAGCAAAGGTTCTGCTGTTATTCCAAGCAGGTTGCCTCCTAGGAGGGCCAGACTTGTTGTCTACAACAAACAATCAAATGAGACTAGCATTTGGATAGTAGAACTATCTGAAGTGCATGCAGCTACTAGGGGTGGACATCACAGAGGAAAGGTGATATCATCTGGAGTTGTTCCAGATGTTCAACCTGCAATG GATGCTATGGAGTATGCTGAATGTGAGGCTACTGTCAAAAGTTACCCACCATTTATTGAAGCTATGAAGAGAAGAGGTGTGGACGACATGGATCTTGTTATGGTAGATGCCTG GTGTGCCGGCTACTACGGTGAAGCTGATGCTCCCAGTCGTAGACTTGGCAAACCTCTAATATTTTGCAGGACTGAGAGTGATAGCCCCATGGAAAATGGTTATGCTCGTCCTGTGGAAGGAATTCATGTTGTTGTTGATATGCAGAATAATACTGTGATAGAATTTGAAGATAGGAAGTTGGTTCCTCTCCCCCCACCAGATCATTTGAGGAATTATACTCCCGGGGAAACAAGAGGTGGTGTTGATCGAAGTGATGTAAAACCACTTATTATCAATCAGCCCGAGGGTCCAAGTTTCCGTATCAATGGCTATTTTGTGGAATGGCAGAAG TGGAACTTCCGTATTGGCTTCACCCCCAAAGAGGGTTTGGTTATCTATTCGGTTGCATACGTTGATGGTAGCCGTGGACGTCGACCTATAGCTCATAGGCTGAGCTTTGTTGAGATGGTTGTTCCTTATGGAGATCCAAATGAACCGCATTATCGCAAGAATGCATTTGATGCTGGAGAAGATGGACTTGGCAAAAATGCTCATTCTCTTAAGAAG GGATGTGATTGCTTGGGATACATAAAATATTTTGATGCACATTTCACAAACTTCACTGGTGGTGTTGAGACAATTGAGAACTGTGTTTGTTTGCATGAGGAGGACCATGGAATCCTCTGGAAACACCAAGACTGGAGAACTGGTTTAGCAGAAGTAAGGCGATCAAGGAGGCTCACTGTCTCATTTATCTGTACCGTTGCAAACTACGAATATGGGTTTTACTGGCACTTCTATCAG GATGGCAAAATAGAAGCAGAAGTAAAGCTTACTGGGATTCTCAGCTTAGGAGCCCTGATGCCCGGGGAATCAAGGAAATATGGCACAACTATCGCCCCTGGTCTGTATGCACCAGTTCATCAGCATTTCTTTGTTGCCCGTATGGACATGGCTATCGATTGCAAACCTAATGAGGCTTATAATCAG GTGGTCGAGGTTAATGTTAAAGTGGAAAGTGCAGGCACGCATAATGTGCATAACAATGCTTTCtatgctgaagagaagttgctgAAGTCTGAGCTGCAAGCAATGCGGGATTGTGACCCTTCATCTGCACGCCATTGGATT GTAAGGAACACGCGAACTGTAAACCGCACTGGGCAGCCAACTGGTTACAGGCTGGTGCCTGGTTCAAACTGCCTGCCATTGGCTCTGCCCGAGGCGAAATTTCTGAGGAGAGCTGGGTTCTTGAAGCACAATCTCTGGGTCACCCAATACAAGAGCGACGAGATATTCCCTGGAGGGGAGTTTCCCAACCAGAATCCTCGAATCCACGAGGGTTTGGCTACATGGGTCCAGAAGGATAGGCCCCTGGAGGAAACCAACATTGTTCTCTG GTACATGTTCGGGCTTACCCATATCCCAAGGCTGGAAGACTGGCCGGTCATGCCGGTAGAGCGCATCGGCTTCATGCTCATG CCACACGGATTCTTCAACCGCTCGCCTGCGGTCGACGTGCCTCCCAGCTCCTCCGATCCCGACGTCAAGGAAGCCGAGTCGCCCAAGGCCATCCAGAATGGCAGTCTCATCTCGAAGCTGTGA
- the LOC120683872 gene encoding copper methylamine oxidase-like isoform X2: MTRAQRCHPLDPLSAAEIAVAVATVRAAGRSPEERDSMRFVEVVLLEPEKNVVALADAYFFPPFQPSLLPRSKGSAVIPSRLPPRRARLVVYNKQSNETSIWIVELSEVHAATRGGHHRGKVISSGVVPDVQPAMDAMEYAECEATVKSYPPFIEAMKRRGVDDMDLVMVDAWCAGYYGEADAPSRRLGKPLIFCRTESDSPMENGYARPVEGIHVVVDMQNNTVIEFEDRKLVPLPPPDHLRNYTPGETRGGVDRSDVKPLIINQPEGPSFRINGYFVEWQKWNFRIGFTPKEGLVIYSVAYVDGSRGRRPIAHRLSFVEMVVPYGDPNEPHYRKNAFDAGEDGLGKNAHSLKKGCDCLGYIKYFDAHFTNFTGGVETIENCVCLHEEDHGILWKHQDWRTGLAEVRRSRRLTVSFICTVANYEYGFYWHFYQDGKIEAEVKLTGILSLGALMPGESRKYGTTIAPGLYAPVHQHFFVARMDMAIDCKPNEAYNQVVEVNVKVESAGTHNVHNNAFYAEEKLLKSELQAMRDCDPSSARHWIVRNTRTVNRTGQPTGYRLVPGSNCLPLALPEAKFLRRAGFLKHNLWVTQYKSDEIFPGGEFPNQNPRIHEGLATWVQKDRPLEETNIVLWYMFGLTHIPRLEDWPVMPVERIGFMLMPHGFFNRSPAVDVPPSSSDPDVKEAESPKAIQNGSLISKL, encoded by the exons ATGACAAGAGCCCAGAGGTGCCACCCTTTAGACCCATTATCTGCTGCTGAAATTGCAGTTGCTGTAGCAACTGTAAGAGCTGCTGGAAGATCTCCTGAG GAAAGAGATAGCATGCGTTTTGTTGAAGTTGTACTGTTGGAGCCAGAAAAGAATGTGGTGGCATTAGCTGATGCCTACTTCTTCCCACCTTTCCAACCATCACTGCTCCCGAGAAGCAAAGGTTCTGCTGTTATTCCAAGCAGGTTGCCTCCTAGGAGGGCCAGACTTGTTGTCTACAACAAACAATCAAATGAGACTAGCATTTGGATAGTAGAACTATCTGAAGTGCATGCAGCTACTAGGGGTGGACATCACAGAGGAAAGGTGATATCATCTGGAGTTGTTCCAGATGTTCAACCTGCAATG GATGCTATGGAGTATGCTGAATGTGAGGCTACTGTCAAAAGTTACCCACCATTTATTGAAGCTATGAAGAGAAGAGGTGTGGACGACATGGATCTTGTTATGGTAGATGCCTG GTGTGCCGGCTACTACGGTGAAGCTGATGCTCCCAGTCGTAGACTTGGCAAACCTCTAATATTTTGCAGGACTGAGAGTGATAGCCCCATGGAAAATGGTTATGCTCGTCCTGTGGAAGGAATTCATGTTGTTGTTGATATGCAGAATAATACTGTGATAGAATTTGAAGATAGGAAGTTGGTTCCTCTCCCCCCACCAGATCATTTGAGGAATTATACTCCCGGGGAAACAAGAGGTGGTGTTGATCGAAGTGATGTAAAACCACTTATTATCAATCAGCCCGAGGGTCCAAGTTTCCGTATCAATGGCTATTTTGTGGAATGGCAGAAG TGGAACTTCCGTATTGGCTTCACCCCCAAAGAGGGTTTGGTTATCTATTCGGTTGCATACGTTGATGGTAGCCGTGGACGTCGACCTATAGCTCATAGGCTGAGCTTTGTTGAGATGGTTGTTCCTTATGGAGATCCAAATGAACCGCATTATCGCAAGAATGCATTTGATGCTGGAGAAGATGGACTTGGCAAAAATGCTCATTCTCTTAAGAAG GGATGTGATTGCTTGGGATACATAAAATATTTTGATGCACATTTCACAAACTTCACTGGTGGTGTTGAGACAATTGAGAACTGTGTTTGTTTGCATGAGGAGGACCATGGAATCCTCTGGAAACACCAAGACTGGAGAACTGGTTTAGCAGAAGTAAGGCGATCAAGGAGGCTCACTGTCTCATTTATCTGTACCGTTGCAAACTACGAATATGGGTTTTACTGGCACTTCTATCAG GATGGCAAAATAGAAGCAGAAGTAAAGCTTACTGGGATTCTCAGCTTAGGAGCCCTGATGCCCGGGGAATCAAGGAAATATGGCACAACTATCGCCCCTGGTCTGTATGCACCAGTTCATCAGCATTTCTTTGTTGCCCGTATGGACATGGCTATCGATTGCAAACCTAATGAGGCTTATAATCAG GTGGTCGAGGTTAATGTTAAAGTGGAAAGTGCAGGCACGCATAATGTGCATAACAATGCTTTCtatgctgaagagaagttgctgAAGTCTGAGCTGCAAGCAATGCGGGATTGTGACCCTTCATCTGCACGCCATTGGATT GTAAGGAACACGCGAACTGTAAACCGCACTGGGCAGCCAACTGGTTACAGGCTGGTGCCTGGTTCAAACTGCCTGCCATTGGCTCTGCCCGAGGCGAAATTTCTGAGGAGAGCTGGGTTCTTGAAGCACAATCTCTGGGTCACCCAATACAAGAGCGACGAGATATTCCCTGGAGGGGAGTTTCCCAACCAGAATCCTCGAATCCACGAGGGTTTGGCTACATGGGTCCAGAAGGATAGGCCCCTGGAGGAAACCAACATTGTTCTCTG GTACATGTTCGGGCTTACCCATATCCCAAGGCTGGAAGACTGGCCGGTCATGCCGGTAGAGCGCATCGGCTTCATGCTCATG CCACACGGATTCTTCAACCGCTCGCCTGCGGTCGACGTGCCTCCCAGCTCCTCCGATCCCGACGTCAAGGAAGCCGAGTCGCCCAAGGCCATCCAGAATGGCAGTCTCATCTCGAAGCTGTGA